A window of bacterium contains these coding sequences:
- a CDS encoding RNA polymerase sigma factor encodes MPADKQDIILVQRCLDGDSRAFNDLMNKYKRQVFSLIVRLVKSPADAEDILQDTFIKAYRNLSSYDSQYPLLTWLFKIAHNTSIDFLRANKGETLTINDEENPIDLEDTGSSLEEKMEQLSEKELIERMVDSVPAPYREVLIMRHQQELSYEEIAEAIQIPMGTVKVRLFRAREILKTKLEAAGYG; translated from the coding sequence ATGCCCGCCGACAAACAGGACATAATACTGGTCCAGCGCTGCCTGGACGGAGATTCCAGGGCTTTTAACGACCTGATGAACAAATACAAGCGTCAGGTCTTCAGCCTTATTGTCCGTTTGGTCAAAAGCCCGGCCGATGCCGAGGACATCCTGCAGGACACCTTCATTAAAGCCTACCGCAACCTGTCCTCCTACGATTCCCAATATCCACTGCTAACCTGGCTTTTCAAGATAGCCCACAACACCTCCATAGATTTCTTAAGGGCCAACAAGGGCGAGACCTTGACCATCAACGACGAAGAGAATCCGATAGACCTGGAAGACACCGGTTCCTCGCTGGAGGAAAAGATGGAGCAGTTGTCGGAAAAGGAGCTGATAGAGAGAATGGTGGACTCGGTCCCGGCTCCTTACCGCGAGGTATTGATCATGCGCCACCAGCAGGAGCTGTCTTACGAAGAGATCGCCGAAGCCATCCAGATCCCCATGGGCACGGTCAAGGTCCGCCTGTTCCGGGCCCGGGAGATCCTTAAAACCAAGCTGGAAGCGGCCGGTTACGGGTAG
- a CDS encoding zf-HC2 domain-containing protein, whose product MNCIELKHKLPDYIDQLLDKQEVKSVKDHLRACRSCQREYRLYAMAAASVAGLPLLSPSPDFNSKVFSALGLEYKPALFPAWSKWAAGLASLALMWAGGAMLAAVYAVSKLGLAQTYLYLKNPQKVLTALQFTLVKTWFILSDMVNNAQALTAWLFKGSNLPLQILLTFLAAAGVVMLAGMKMRYQPQGRSWNHS is encoded by the coding sequence ATGAACTGCATAGAACTTAAACATAAGCTGCCGGACTATATCGACCAACTGCTTGACAAACAAGAAGTTAAGTCGGTAAAAGACCATTTAAGGGCCTGCCGGTCCTGCCAAAGGGAGTACAGGCTGTACGCTATGGCGGCGGCCTCGGTGGCCGGCCTGCCGCTGCTCTCTCCCTCGCCGGATTTCAATTCCAAGGTCTTTTCGGCCTTGGGGTTGGAATACAAGCCGGCACTTTTCCCGGCCTGGTCCAAGTGGGCCGCCGGTCTGGCCAGCCTGGCCCTGATGTGGGCCGGAGGGGCAATGCTGGCCGCGGTCTATGCCGTCAGCAAACTGGGCCTGGCCCAGACCTATTTGTACCTGAAAAACCCCCAAAAAGTCCTCACCGCCCTGCAGTTTACCCTGGTCAAAACCTGGTTCATTCTCTCCGATATGGTTAACAATGCCCAGGCCCTGACGGCCTGGCTGTTCAAGGGTTCAAACCTGCCGCTGCAGATATTGTTAACATTCCTGGCGGCGGCCGGAGTGGTGATGCTGGCCGGGATGAAGATGAGATACCAGCCCCAGGGCAGATCCTGGAACCATTCATAA
- a CDS encoding polymer-forming cytoskeletal protein — translation MNTNRKFMLGLVLVLAIGTLVLMLAAATLLAQKDTMVIKTKLLDKSTAIKVQGLSEPAPKAGETYKLKMAGKDIEINAKDTRVGDVHIAAGDTIDDDLATKGGSITVDGVVTGDCAAMGGSVFVNGEVQGDVACFGGSADVAGTVGGGLACFGGSANITGSVGEELACFGGTVTLGPKSSVGGDISVMGGTVEKSDSAQIGGEIQKLDLGMLNNMLPGMIGHARVVHEHPVKSRFLVFGIWFFVALGFSLIILLITALFPHHIEAVKNATVQDTWKSFGIGLLVIVAFMPVWIMLLITIVGIFVVPLAYAAALLVSLAVFGMILGQRFFQVTNKPQPGTVLTSMTGFLLLMAVMVAGMLINVAGSPFNILGWILVIISWIACWIGISLGLGGVWLSRFGTVKTYRSPALPPAVPETKPQ, via the coding sequence ATGAACACAAACCGTAAGTTCATGCTTGGCCTGGTCCTGGTCCTGGCGATCGGGACGCTGGTGCTGATGCTGGCCGCAGCCACCCTGCTGGCCCAAAAGGATACAATGGTCATCAAGACCAAGCTGCTGGACAAGAGCACGGCCATCAAGGTGCAGGGCCTAAGCGAGCCGGCGCCCAAGGCCGGCGAGACCTACAAACTGAAGATGGCCGGCAAGGACATTGAGATCAACGCCAAGGACACCCGGGTCGGGGATGTCCATATTGCGGCCGGCGATACCATAGACGACGACCTGGCCACCAAGGGCGGCAGCATCACGGTGGACGGAGTGGTGACCGGAGACTGCGCGGCCATGGGCGGCTCGGTCTTTGTCAACGGCGAGGTGCAGGGCGACGTGGCCTGCTTCGGCGGCTCGGCCGATGTGGCCGGCACCGTGGGCGGCGGCCTGGCCTGCTTCGGCGGTTCGGCCAATATCACCGGCAGCGTGGGCGAAGAGCTGGCCTGCTTTGGCGGCACGGTCACGCTGGGGCCAAAATCCTCGGTGGGCGGCGACATATCGGTGATGGGCGGAACGGTGGAGAAGTCCGACAGCGCCCAGATCGGCGGCGAGATCCAGAAACTGGACCTGGGAATGCTCAACAATATGCTGCCGGGGATGATCGGCCATGCCAGGGTGGTGCACGAGCATCCAGTAAAGTCAAGGTTCCTGGTCTTCGGGATCTGGTTCTTCGTGGCTTTGGGCTTCAGCCTGATAATCCTTTTGATCACGGCCCTCTTTCCCCATCATATTGAAGCGGTGAAGAACGCCACCGTGCAGGACACCTGGAAGTCATTCGGCATAGGCCTGCTGGTGATAGTGGCCTTCATGCCGGTCTGGATAATGCTGCTGATAACCATAGTAGGCATCTTCGTCGTGCCGCTGGCCTACGCCGCGGCCCTGCTGGTCTCCCTGGCCGTCTTTGGGATGATCCTGGGTCAAAGGTTCTTCCAGGTCACAAACAAACCCCAGCCGGGCACCGTGCTGACCTCCATGACCGGTTTCCTGCTGCTGATGGCGGTGATGGTGGCCGGGATGCTGATCAACGTGGCCGGCAGCCCCTTCAACATCCTGGGCTGGATCCTGGTGATCATCAGCTGGATAGCCTGCTGGATAGGAATCTCCCTGGGCCTGGGCGGGGTCTGGCTGTCCCGGTTCGGCACGGTCAAGACCTACCGCTCTCCGGCTTTGCCGCCGGCAGTCCCCGAAACAAAGCCGCAGTAA
- a CDS encoding PspC domain-containing protein, which translates to MIKKLYRSRDNRMAGGVCAGLAKYFELDPTLVRLGMAVLMVLGGGILIYIIAWVIVPEEPTLQ; encoded by the coding sequence ATGATCAAGAAACTTTACCGTTCCCGGGACAATAGAATGGCGGGCGGGGTCTGCGCCGGGCTGGCCAAGTACTTTGAACTGGACCCCACTTTGGTCCGGCTGGGAATGGCGGTACTGATGGTGCTGGGCGGAGGGATACTGATCTACATCATCGCCTGGGTGATAGTGCCCGAAGAACCGACTTTACAATGA
- a CDS encoding GIY-YIG nuclease family protein gives MIDKKEIRRQYKETIQPMGVYRITNLANGKIFLESSKNLNAIFNRNLFQLRGGLHVSQGLQKDFKQYGESNFAFEVVDQLEPKEGKDYDYSRDLKALEEIWLEKLQPYGDRGYHSKKV, from the coding sequence ATGATCGACAAAAAAGAGATCAGGCGGCAGTACAAAGAGACCATCCAGCCCATGGGGGTCTACCGGATAACCAACCTGGCCAACGGCAAGATATTCCTGGAAAGCAGCAAGAACCTCAATGCCATCTTCAACCGGAACCTGTTTCAGCTCCGGGGCGGGCTGCATGTGAGCCAGGGCCTGCAGAAGGATTTCAAGCAATACGGCGAATCTAATTTTGCGTTCGAGGTCGTGGATCAGCTGGAGCCCAAGGAAGGCAAAGATTATGATTACAGCCGCGACCTGAAGGCCCTGGAGGAGATCTGGCTGGAGAAGCTTCAACCCTATGGCGACAGGGGCTACCACAGTAAAAAAGTATAA
- a CDS encoding pitrilysin family protein, producing MLKKTMIILLLFSCWTASSLALDTLAVYEDSLANGLKILVLEKHDLPIASFQVWYRVGSRNERPGITGISHLLEHMMFKASGEIGSGEFARTVQSYGGHDNAFTSEDYTAYYENIAVEFLPKMMEMEAGRMHRLKLDSLEFESERNVVLEERRLRENSPWGRLVEESGAAAFMAHPYGWPILGWPSDLRAITIKDMRQYYFTYYAPNNATVVVVGDVNPKEVVRAVNDHFGKIPRALQDPPVVATAEPVQVGERRVSVVRQAQTPLIIIAYHGCRAGEYDEAVLDLLSAILSGGESARLYQSLIYRQKLALYAELYNLSRTDPGLISFYAAPIAGRTTAELEQALYAELELVKTQGVTAEELAKAKNQLKAQYIFSRQNNYVLGNQLGSSASRHGWRDVNNYLKFLDKVKMEDIKQAAVKYLAPENRTVATLVPQAAKGQEK from the coding sequence ATGCTTAAAAAAACGATGATCATCCTTTTGCTGTTCAGCTGCTGGACGGCGTCATCCTTGGCCCTGGACACCCTGGCGGTCTACGAGGACAGCCTGGCCAACGGCCTGAAGATCCTGGTGCTGGAAAAGCACGACCTGCCCATCGCCAGTTTCCAGGTCTGGTACCGGGTGGGGTCGCGCAACGAGCGCCCGGGCATCACCGGGATCTCCCACCTGCTGGAGCACATGATGTTCAAGGCCTCGGGGGAAATCGGCTCGGGAGAATTCGCCCGGACGGTGCAAAGTTACGGGGGCCACGACAACGCCTTCACCTCCGAGGACTACACCGCCTATTACGAGAACATCGCGGTGGAATTCCTTCCGAAAATGATGGAGATGGAGGCCGGGCGGATGCACCGGCTGAAGCTGGATTCGCTGGAGTTCGAATCGGAACGCAATGTGGTGCTGGAGGAGCGTCGGCTGCGTGAGAACTCCCCCTGGGGCCGGCTGGTAGAGGAATCGGGTGCTGCAGCCTTCATGGCCCATCCCTACGGCTGGCCGATCCTGGGCTGGCCTTCGGACCTCAGGGCCATTACAATAAAAGACATGAGGCAGTATTATTTCACTTACTATGCGCCCAATAACGCCACGGTGGTGGTGGTGGGAGATGTGAACCCCAAAGAGGTGGTCAGGGCGGTCAACGATCATTTCGGGAAAATCCCCCGGGCCCTGCAGGACCCGCCAGTAGTGGCCACGGCAGAGCCGGTCCAGGTGGGAGAGCGCCGGGTCAGCGTGGTGCGCCAGGCCCAGACGCCCCTGATTATCATTGCCTATCACGGCTGCCGGGCCGGAGAATACGACGAGGCGGTGCTGGATCTGCTGTCAGCCATACTTTCCGGCGGGGAAAGCGCCCGGCTCTACCAAAGCCTGATCTACCGTCAAAAACTGGCCCTTTACGCTGAGCTTTATAACTTGTCCCGGACCGATCCCGGCCTGATAAGTTTTTACGCCGCACCCATCGCCGGGCGGACCACGGCCGAACTGGAACAGGCCCTTTACGCCGAGCTGGAACTGGTAAAGACCCAGGGGGTCACCGCCGAGGAACTGGCCAAGGCCAAAAACCAGCTTAAGGCCCAGTACATATTCTCCCGGCAGAACAACTATGTGCTGGGGAACCAGCTGGGGTCATCGGCCTCGCGCCACGGCTGGCGGGACGTCAACAACTATCTCAAATTCCTGGATAAAGTAAAAATGGAAGACATCAAACAGGCGGCGGTAAAATACCTGGCCCCGGAGAACCGCACCGTGGCCACGCTGGTTCCCCAAGCCGCAAAGGGACAGGAGAAATAA
- a CDS encoding pitrilysin family protein — protein sequence MKKTIILAFLPALLLATFAAAQSGWQPPRPQRAALGNGLVLLVVPKTGLPLVTVSAMVRGGSASDPKALGGLANFTAEMLSRGTSSRTARQIAQSFDQAGAQFSVNCDYDASYFSLTCLSQDLEKLLPVFMDLLQNPRMDSSEVERLREQLVTSIQAQQDQPMSLSQEAFEKWLYGQHQYDHQVEGEEATVGAIRSGDLSSYHKKYFIPNNVVIAIVGEVKPGNITGLFKKLTKTWTKAETPGIIYGQIPKIEEPGLLMIHRPITQAYVMLGFQGPKRLDPDYQAARLMNYILGGGGFVSRLFTKIRVQQGLAYDVDSYFSPRLDHGPYTFTVQTKCQSADTAIKTMIAEMEKIQKEPVSDQELLEAKAYFRGSYPFRYETNGQIASQILGAELYGLSPDQVTKDLELIQKVSKEDIRLAAQRLLKPRNYIVTMTTDTAITRISIPGLAIEKK from the coding sequence ATGAAAAAAACAATCATCCTGGCTTTCCTGCCGGCTCTGCTGCTGGCAACTTTTGCCGCCGCCCAGTCCGGCTGGCAGCCGCCCCGGCCCCAAAGGGCGGCGCTGGGCAACGGACTGGTTCTGCTGGTGGTCCCCAAGACCGGCCTGCCGCTGGTCACCGTCAGCGCCATGGTCAGGGGCGGCAGCGCTTCCGACCCCAAAGCCTTGGGCGGGCTGGCCAATTTTACCGCCGAGATGCTTTCCCGGGGGACCTCATCCCGCACCGCCCGGCAGATAGCCCAGAGTTTTGACCAGGCGGGAGCCCAGTTCTCGGTCAACTGCGATTACGATGCCTCGTATTTTTCACTGACCTGCCTGAGCCAGGACCTGGAAAAACTGCTGCCGGTATTCATGGACCTGCTGCAAAACCCCAGGATGGATTCTTCCGAGGTGGAGAGGCTGAGGGAACAGCTGGTCACCTCCATCCAGGCCCAGCAGGACCAGCCCATGTCCCTTAGCCAGGAGGCCTTTGAAAAATGGCTGTACGGCCAGCATCAGTATGATCACCAGGTGGAGGGGGAAGAAGCCACGGTCGGCGCCATAAGATCAGGGGACCTCAGCTCCTACCACAAAAAATATTTTATCCCCAACAATGTAGTGATCGCCATAGTGGGCGAAGTAAAACCGGGCAATATCACGGGGCTTTTCAAGAAGCTTACCAAAACCTGGACCAAGGCCGAAACTCCGGGCATAATTTACGGCCAGATCCCCAAAATTGAAGAACCGGGGCTGCTGATGATCCACCGGCCCATCACCCAGGCCTACGTGATGCTGGGATTCCAGGGGCCCAAGCGGCTTGACCCCGATTATCAGGCGGCCCGGCTGATGAACTACATCCTGGGCGGCGGCGGATTTGTCTCCCGTCTTTTTACCAAGATCAGGGTGCAGCAGGGCCTGGCTTACGATGTTGACTCCTATTTCTCCCCCCGGCTGGACCATGGCCCATACACCTTTACCGTTCAGACCAAATGCCAGTCCGCCGATACCGCCATCAAGACCATGATCGCGGAAATGGAAAAGATCCAAAAGGAGCCGGTCTCGGACCAGGAGCTGCTGGAGGCCAAGGCTTATTTCCGGGGCAGCTATCCCTTCCGCTATGAGACCAACGGACAGATCGCCAGCCAGATACTGGGAGCAGAACTTTACGGATTAAGCCCCGACCAGGTCACCAAGGACCTGGAGCTGATCCAGAAGGTGAGCAAGGAGGATATTCGGCTGGCCGCCCAGCGCCTGCTGAAGCCCCGAAATTACATCGTTACCATGACCACGGACACGGCCATTACCAGGATCAGTATTCCCGGCTTGGCAATAGAAAAAAAATAA
- a CDS encoding tetratricopeptide repeat protein has product MNKCPFLTSKQVVKELKYDADGKLMEEKELPLAELRNCLGAECEIFDAEAKRCSLPVIDRKMRKADEHPEDGGKAGSVVAELKEIKENTAATLLHILKKTDATNEAIDRLAEAVKSAPAAKGGEGQALDLSELKQPLAQISDKLADLPKADLTQIHQLLAGLTEELKMSQAKFSDILELTLEEQQKRSSQEVLQAQDGDKLGARLDAIKEALTGRPESGGSEAQLTAIKEALVQSQEKFTGILELMLEDTQRQAEQNLSLTQAVNSLAKGQQELKEQQGMLAEKALALQSDQTGKLSLALEQMDSGLKNLSQAKPGGGGNLEAVEQRLAQAQEALLAVLEAQRNEQRQSGNERRLHQAEENNDRGVMLYYRRELSGAEAQFKKAIDIRPDFYEAYNNLGLAVSDQGRREEAVAAFKKAVELSPEAPEAYNNLGCLYKGKKDYQQAVEYFNQAIAKQSDYSLAYLNLGTAYEEMEKFDLAIKSWEKVLAVQPTNDEARRKIAIYRAKRT; this is encoded by the coding sequence ATGAACAAGTGTCCGTTCCTAACATCCAAGCAGGTGGTCAAAGAACTTAAGTACGACGCCGACGGCAAGCTGATGGAGGAAAAAGAACTCCCCCTGGCCGAGCTACGGAACTGCCTGGGCGCCGAGTGCGAGATATTCGATGCCGAAGCCAAAAGGTGCTCTCTGCCGGTGATAGACCGGAAGATGCGGAAGGCCGATGAGCATCCGGAAGATGGCGGCAAGGCCGGTTCGGTGGTGGCCGAGCTTAAGGAGATCAAGGAGAACACCGCCGCCACCCTGCTTCACATATTAAAGAAGACCGACGCCACCAACGAGGCCATCGACCGGCTGGCCGAGGCCGTCAAAAGCGCCCCGGCCGCCAAGGGCGGCGAAGGCCAGGCTTTGGACCTCTCGGAGCTGAAACAGCCCCTGGCTCAGATCAGCGACAAGCTGGCGGACCTGCCCAAGGCCGACCTGACCCAGATCCATCAGCTGTTGGCGGGCCTGACCGAGGAACTTAAGATGTCCCAGGCCAAGTTCAGCGACATTCTGGAACTGACCTTGGAGGAACAGCAGAAAAGATCGTCCCAGGAGGTCCTGCAGGCCCAGGACGGAGACAAGCTGGGCGCCAGGTTGGATGCCATCAAGGAGGCCCTGACCGGGCGGCCGGAAAGCGGCGGTTCGGAAGCGCAATTGACGGCCATCAAGGAAGCCCTGGTCCAGAGCCAGGAAAAATTCACCGGCATCCTGGAGCTGATGCTGGAGGACACCCAGCGCCAGGCGGAACAGAACCTGAGCCTGACCCAGGCCGTAAACAGCCTGGCCAAGGGCCAGCAGGAGCTTAAGGAACAGCAGGGCATGCTGGCCGAGAAAGCTTTGGCCCTTCAGTCGGATCAAACCGGCAAACTGTCCCTGGCCTTGGAGCAGATGGATTCCGGCTTAAAGAACCTGTCCCAGGCCAAGCCCGGCGGGGGCGGGAACCTGGAGGCAGTGGAACAGCGGCTGGCCCAGGCCCAGGAGGCACTGCTGGCCGTGCTGGAAGCCCAGCGCAACGAACAGCGCCAGTCCGGCAACGAACGGCGTTTGCACCAGGCCGAGGAGAACAACGACCGGGGCGTGATGCTTTACTACCGCCGGGAGCTCTCCGGCGCCGAAGCCCAGTTCAAGAAGGCCATAGACATCCGTCCGGATTTTTACGAGGCCTACAACAACCTGGGCCTGGCCGTCAGCGACCAGGGGCGGCGGGAAGAGGCCGTGGCCGCCTTCAAAAAGGCGGTGGAGCTCTCGCCCGAGGCCCCAGAGGCCTACAACAACCTGGGCTGTCTTTACAAGGGAAAGAAGGATTACCAGCAGGCGGTGGAATATTTCAACCAGGCCATCGCCAAACAGTCGGATTATTCCCTGGCATACCTGAATCTGGGGACGGCCTACGAGGAAATGGAAAAATTCGACCTGGCCATCAAGTCCTGGGAGAAAGTGCTGGCGGTGCAGCCCACCAACGATGAGGCCCGGCGCAAGATCGCCATTTACCGGGCCAAGCGGACCTAG
- a CDS encoding DUF3267 domain-containing protein, with protein sequence MGTISAHAGGQENNGGRVVRNVTISAPFLSLFIGIATTVVFVIFVYAWKRLWNTPLTGVIFKQIFLYLLVAIPAHELLHALGFRIFSNMPWANIKFGFSLKDFVFYTHPDMPVNKAVYAWAVALPALIIGVMPLVLGLIICSLPLSSLGLISIFNAAGDLLVLWKLREVGKEEQILDHPDKIGFQIVER encoded by the coding sequence ATGGGAACTATAAGCGCTCATGCCGGAGGACAGGAAAACAATGGCGGCCGGGTTGTAAGGAATGTTACCATATCCGCACCATTTCTGAGCTTATTTATTGGTATAGCTACTACTGTCGTTTTTGTGATTTTTGTTTATGCGTGGAAAAGACTTTGGAACACTCCTTTAACGGGGGTCATTTTTAAACAGATATTTTTATATCTCTTGGTAGCTATCCCGGCTCATGAACTCCTGCATGCTTTGGGTTTTAGAATTTTTAGTAATATGCCCTGGGCAAACATAAAATTCGGATTTTCCCTTAAAGATTTTGTTTTTTATACACATCCCGATATGCCCGTAAATAAGGCAGTTTACGCCTGGGCAGTGGCACTTCCAGCTTTAATCATAGGTGTCATGCCTTTGGTATTAGGCCTTATTATTTGTTCTTTGCCATTGAGCTCGTTGGGGTTGATATCAATATTCAATGCTGCCGGAGATCTACTTGTCCTTTGGAAGCTTCGAGAAGTGGGAAAAGAAGAGCAGATATTGGACCATCCGGATAAAATTGGATTTCAAATTGTTGAAAGATGA
- a CDS encoding RNA polymerase sigma factor produces the protein MIYDEDILIKQARAGSQRALSQIVKHHQNGVYSLALRMLGNREDAEDVLQETFLAFHKSLPRFKGLSSLSTYFYRLATNFSLMKLRQKRTRRPEHHTVNLEEAFEEPDRKPDPMQSTLNLELKQRLDEALMQLPEKERAVFILRDVEDLPGEEVARVLKISLPAMKSRLHRARNVLKEKLSPYIRD, from the coding sequence TTGATCTACGACGAAGACATCCTCATAAAACAGGCCCGGGCCGGAAGCCAGAGGGCCCTGTCCCAGATAGTGAAGCACCACCAGAACGGGGTCTATTCCCTGGCCCTTCGGATGCTGGGAAACCGGGAGGACGCCGAGGACGTGCTGCAGGAGACATTTCTGGCCTTTCACAAAAGCCTGCCACGGTTCAAGGGACTGTCCAGTCTCTCCACTTACTTTTACCGGCTGGCCACCAACTTCAGCCTGATGAAACTGAGGCAGAAGAGGACCCGGCGGCCCGAGCACCACACGGTAAATCTGGAGGAAGCCTTTGAAGAGCCGGACAGGAAGCCGGACCCCATGCAGAGCACCCTGAACCTGGAACTCAAGCAAAGGCTGGACGAGGCCCTGATGCAACTCCCGGAAAAGGAGAGGGCGGTGTTCATCCTCCGGGACGTGGAGGACCTGCCGGGGGAGGAGGTGGCCAGGGTCTTAAAGATCAGCCTGCCGGCCATGAAATCGCGTCTGCACCGGGCCCGGAATGTCTTAAAGGAAAAATTATCACCCTATATCAGGGACTGA
- a CDS encoding anti-sigma factor, translating into MSTIKKNAEKHHCRGMGAVFSQYLDQELAQQVCRKLVKHLKECPDCQTYFDTLKKTVTLYRGLGPQKVPADAQRRLYKVIRLEAGKKGAKK; encoded by the coding sequence ATGAGCACAATCAAGAAAAACGCAGAAAAACACCATTGCCGGGGGATGGGGGCGGTGTTCTCCCAATATCTGGACCAGGAGCTGGCCCAGCAGGTCTGCCGCAAGCTGGTGAAGCACCTCAAGGAGTGCCCCGACTGCCAGACCTATTTTGACACCCTTAAGAAAACGGTCACCCTGTACCGGGGCCTGGGCCCCCAAAAGGTCCCGGCGGACGCCCAGCGCAGGCTGTACAAGGTCATCCGGCTGGAAGCCGGGAAAAAAGGCGCAAAAAAATGA
- the trxA gene encoding thioredoxin, whose amino-acid sequence MAAIHLTDGTFDQEVLKSNTPVLVDFWASWCGPCRMVGPVIEELSNDYQGKVKITKLDVDANPEKSGQFGIRSIPTMLIFKNGQAIDTLIGAMPKAAIAARLDAAITK is encoded by the coding sequence ATGGCGGCGATCCATTTAACCGACGGAACCTTCGATCAGGAGGTTTTAAAATCAAATACTCCGGTGCTGGTGGACTTTTGGGCGTCCTGGTGCGGGCCCTGCCGGATGGTGGGACCGGTGATCGAAGAATTATCCAACGATTACCAGGGCAAGGTCAAGATCACCAAGCTGGATGTGGACGCCAACCCGGAAAAATCCGGCCAGTTCGGCATCCGCAGCATTCCTACCATGCTGATCTTCAAGAACGGCCAGGCCATAGACACCCTGATCGGCGCCATGCCCAAGGCGGCCATAGCCGCCCGGCTGGATGCGGCCATCACCAAGTGA
- a CDS encoding DUF2892 domain-containing protein translates to MKRNESTADRIIRAIIGIALLVFGFIVTGTLQWVLLAAGILSVFTAITGFCGLYKLLGISTHKEQTPPQK, encoded by the coding sequence ATGAAAAGGAACGAGAGCACAGCCGACCGGATAATACGGGCCATAATAGGAATAGCCCTGCTGGTCTTTGGGTTCATAGTAACCGGAACCCTGCAATGGGTATTGCTGGCCGCAGGGATACTGTCGGTATTCACGGCCATCACCGGGTTCTGCGGACTGTACAAACTCCTGGGGATAAGCACCCATAAAGAGCAGACCCCGCCCCAGAAATAA
- a CDS encoding zinc ribbon domain-containing protein encodes MPIYEYQCTKCGNKFENLTNSCCAPSPKCPKCQADTEKLMSTFAASVDGGSGSHGHDGGGSCCSGGGCSCG; translated from the coding sequence ATGCCCATCTACGAATACCAGTGCACCAAGTGCGGCAACAAGTTCGAAAACCTGACCAACTCCTGCTGCGCCCCCAGCCCCAAGTGCCCCAAGTGCCAGGCGGACACCGAAAAACTGATGTCCACATTTGCCGCCTCGGTGGACGGAGGATCAGGCAGCCACGGCCATGACGGCGGGGGAAGCTGCTGCTCCGGCGGAGGCTGCAGCTGCGGCTGA
- a CDS encoding 4Fe-4S binding protein — MIVIRSEYCPQNHHCPSLRVCPAGAIKQDGVKAPYIDQKKCTDCGLCVQSCRVFQQVATPSPANI, encoded by the coding sequence ATGATAGTCATCAGATCAGAATACTGCCCCCAGAACCACCACTGTCCCTCCCTGCGGGTCTGCCCGGCCGGAGCCATCAAGCAGGACGGGGTCAAGGCCCCGTACATCGACCAGAAAAAATGCACCGATTGCGGCCTCTGCGTCCAAAGCTGCCGGGTATTTCAGCAGGTTGCCACACCATCGCCGGCAAATATATGA